In Manis pentadactyla isolate mManPen7 chromosome 8, mManPen7.hap1, whole genome shotgun sequence, the following are encoded in one genomic region:
- the BBIP1 gene encoding BBSome-interacting protein 1 isoform X2, with protein sequence MAEIKSMFREVLPKQGQVSVEDITTMVLCKPKLLPLKSLTLEKLEKMQQAAQDTIHQQEMAEKKQQQITQ encoded by the exons ATGGCGGAAATCAAGTCAATGTTCCGGGAAGTTCTTCCTAAACAAG ggCAGGTGTCTGTGGAAGATATAACCACAATGGTGCTATGTAAACCCAAACTTTTACCCTTAAAATCTCTGACTCTGGAAAAACTGGAGAAGATGCAGCAAGCAGCCCAGGATACAATTCACCAACAAGAAATGGCAGAGAAGAAACAACAGCAAATAACTCAGTGA